A stretch of Lathyrus oleraceus cultivar Zhongwan6 chromosome 6, CAAS_Psat_ZW6_1.0, whole genome shotgun sequence DNA encodes these proteins:
- the LOC127098434 gene encoding ubiquitin-like domain-containing protein CIP73 isoform X1: MEGQSSNEGSTSTNVSPHSSDSTVELNIKTLDSRNYTFQLQKNMPVSLFKQKIADQIGLPVHQQRLIFRGKVLKDEHLLSDYHVENGHTLHLVERQPNPPQTSASDSVETTNTNSSRGNDAGSGAPRNRVGQISHSVVLGTFNVGEQVEGTAQDLTRVIGAVLNSIANGGQSTINLPNSTQHTSAPPGNETEGNQNLAGNQAPSGQTFPGLAFQPMPHVVQIPTVAGAIPIPSFNAPIPDSLNTLSEFINRMEQILSQNGYGPNISSTNSGDQRVELASNTQGLPTLEALTTVLHRAEQLLGGQAVSALSHIAGRMEREGTSADLGVRGQIQSESVQIGIAMQHLGALLLELGRTMLTLRMGRSSAESVVNSGPAVYISPSGPNPIMAQPFPLQTSSLFGGPLSSSTPATLGTVGVGTAPRNVNIHIHAGTSLAPIVSAIGSRSNNGEGTRTEHRSESGSSDSGSARVLPVRNVISASLSSNPSGIGTANGTPTGFSISTSQLPPDSAPLSSVLGEIHSRLRNSVGNLQGDNTVLSGQTQSTNRDLSSGSELRPAQVNEQRDTVEMNERGATGASSVGCTSESGAEKPQTEAIKTCSNDERDVLVDKFVSSSSNQDLQSSSSGETMVKSEKVQDAPSASERRDVTEPAKTAPLGLGMSGLERKRRTKLQPPVGKGAGDGSSSSSINQSLETRTDSQNILQTPAGQESAVHSINGDRPSSQRPMPPGGSQIDVAGLMSQVLHSPALNGLLEGFSHQTGVDSPDGLRNMLQQFTQSPQMMNTVNQIAQQVDSQGMGNMLSGMGRGQGGGMDFSRMFQQMMPIVSQALGGGNPPSPFSAAEPETLAPYRNENSDNQNLQPDLRPVVERIDRLSPPADIFRAVAENAVQQSGSGSASDDLLDELCCNESLASEYLEMLRHDVGQLFEGRSKRDKS; encoded by the exons ATGGAGGGTCAATCTTCGAATGAAGGCTCCACTTCCACCAATGTTTCACCACACTCTTCTGATTCAACTGTTGAGCTCAATATCAAAACTTTAGATTCCCGCAACTACACTTTTCAACTTCAAAAAAAT ATGCCCGTTTCCTTGTTCAAACAAAAAATTGCTGATCAAATTGGTCTACCCGTTCATCAGCAGCGCCTCATATTTAGAGGAAAAGTCTTGAAGGATGAACATCTTCTTTCTGACTATC ATGTTGAGAATGGGCATACATTGCATTTAGTTGAAAGACAGCCAAATCCGCCGCAGACTTCTGCTTCGGATTCTGTTGAGACAACTAATACAAACAGTAGCCGAG GAAACGATGCTGGATCAGGAGCTCCTCGTAACCGTGTTGGCCAAATTTCACACAGCGTGGTTCTTGGGACTTTTAATGTGGGGGAACAGGTTGAAGGCACTGCGCAAGACCTTACTAGG GTTATTGGGGCAGTTTTGAATTCTATTGCCAATGGGGGCCAGAGCACAATTAATCTTCCTAATTCCACTCAACATACTTCA GCTCCACCGGGGAATGAAACTGAAGGAAATCAAAACCTAGCCGGAAATCAGGCACCGTCTGGACAGACATTTCCTGGTTTGGCATTCCAACCTATGCCTCATGTTGTTCAGATTCCTACTGTCGCAGGAGCAATACCCATTCCTTCTTTCAATGCA CCAATTCCTGATTCACTGAACACTTTGTCTGAGTTCATAAATCGCATGGAACAGATACTTTCACAAAACG GTTATGGGCCAAATATATCTTCAACTAACTCTGGAGATCAACGGGTAGAATTGGCTTCCAATACACAAGGGTTGCCAACACTTGAAGCATTGACCACTGTATTGCATCGTGCAGAACAGTTGCTTGGTGGTCAAGCTGTTTCTGCGCTATCT CATATTGCAGGACGCATGGAGCGAGAGGGAACTTCTGCTGATCTAGGTGTAAGAGGTCAAATACAGTCTGAGTCAGTACAGATAGGAATTGCTATGCAGCATTTGGGTGCACTTCTACTTGAACTAGGCCGAACTATGTTAACACTGCGAATGGGACGATCTTCT GCAGAATCTGTTGTTAATTCTGGACCAGCAGTTTATATTTCTCCATCAGGACCAAATCCTATAATGGCGCAG CCATTTCCACTCCAGACAAGTTCCCTGTTTGGCGGTCCACTTTCTTCTTCAACTCCTGCAACTTTAGGCACAGTTGGCGTTGGAACTGCTCCTAGGAACGTGAACATTCACATACATGCTG GTACCTCTCTTGCACCAATTGTTTCAGCCATTGGCTCTAGATCAAATAATGGGGAAGGGACAAGGACTGAACACCGTAGTGAGTCTGGTTCCAGTGATTCAGGTTCGGCACGAGTTTTACCTGTTAGAAATGTCATATCTGCAAGTCTCTCATCTAACCCTTCTGGCATCGGAACTGCTAATGGCACACCAACTGGATTTAGTATATCTACTTCACAGCTACCACCTGATTCAGCTCCATTGTCATCTGTTTTAGGGGAAATTCATTCTCGCCTTAGAAACTCTGTTGGTAATTTGCAAGGAGATAACACAGTTCTGTCAG GCCAAACACAATCAACTAACAGGGACCTGTCATCTGGATCTGAACTAAGACCTGCACAGGTAAATGAACAGAGAGATACAGTGGAGATGAATGAACGTGGGGCTACCGGTGCATCTTCAGTTGGTTGCACTTCTGAAAGTGGAGCAGAGAAG CCCCAAACTGAGGCAATCAAAACCTGTAGTAATGACGAGAGAGATGTTTTGGTCGACAAATTTGTTTCAAGTTCTTCCAATCAAGATTTACAAAGTTCTTCTAGTGGAGAAACCATGGTAAAATCAGAAAAAGTACAGGATGCTCCATCTGCAAGTGAAAGACGAGATGTAACTGAACCTGCCAAAACTGCTCCTCTTGGACTGGGTATGAGTGGTTTGGAGCGTAAG AGACGGACCAAACTTCAACCTCCTGTAGGTAAAGGTGCTGGTGATGGATCCTCCAGTTCTTCCATCAATCAAAGTCTGGAAACAAGGACAGATAGTCAAAATATATTGCAAACACCCGCTGGCCAAGAATCAGCTGTTCATTCGATAAATGGGGATAGGCCATCATCTCAGCGTCCCATGCCCCCCGGTGGTAGTCAGATTGATGTGGCAGGTTTAATGTCTCAGGTTCTACATAGTCCTGCTTTGAATGGTTTGTTGGAAGGGTTTTCACATCAAACCGGAGTTGACTCACCTGATGGCTTAAGGAACATGTTGCAACAGTTCACACAAAGCCCACAGATGATGAACACAGTCAATCAGATTGCCCAGCAGGTTGACAGTCAGGGTATGGGAAATATGTTATCTGGAATGGGAAGAGGGCAGGGTGGTGGCATGGACTTCTCAAGGATGTTTCAACAGATGATGCCCATTGTATCACAAGCCCTTGGAGGGGGAAATCCTCCATCACCATTCTCTGCTGCAGAACCAGAAACCCTTGCACCCTACAGGAATGAAAATTCTGATAATCAAAACTTACAG CCTGATCTTCGACCAGTGGTAGAGAGGATTGATCGCCTGAGTCCACCTGCAGACATCTTCCGTGCTGTAGCTGAAAATGCTGTCCAGCAGTCTGGCAGTGGAAGTGCTTCCGATGATCTTCTGGATGAGTTATGTTGCAATGAAAGTCTTGCCAGT GAATATTTGGAGATGTTGCGACATGATGTAGGTCAGTTGTTTGAAGGACGTTCCAAGAGGGACAAGTCCTAA
- the LOC127098434 gene encoding ubiquitin-like domain-containing protein CIP73 isoform X2, whose amino-acid sequence MEGQSSNEGSTSTNVSPHSSDSTVELNIKTLDSRNYTFQLQKNMPVSLFKQKIADQIGLPVHQQRLIFRGKVLKDEHLLSDYHVENGHTLHLVERQPNPPQTSASDSVETTNTNSSRGNDAGSGAPRNRVGQISHSVVLGTFNVGEQVEGTAQDLTRVIGAVLNSIANGGQSTINLPNSTQHTSAPPGNETEGNQNLAGNQAPSGQTFPGLAFQPMPHVVQIPTVAGAIPIPSFNAPIPDSLNTLSEFINRMEQILSQNGYGPNISSTNSGDQRVELASNTQGLPTLEALTTVLHRAEQLLGGQAVSALSHIAGRMEREGTSADLGVRGQIQSESVQIGIAMQHLGALLLELGRTMLTLRMGRSSAESVVNSGPAVYISPSGPNPIMAQPFPLQTSSLFGGPLSSSTPATLGTVGVGTAPRNVNIHIHAAIGSRSNNGEGTRTEHRSESGSSDSGSARVLPVRNVISASLSSNPSGIGTANGTPTGFSISTSQLPPDSAPLSSVLGEIHSRLRNSVGNLQGDNTVLSGQTQSTNRDLSSGSELRPAQVNEQRDTVEMNERGATGASSVGCTSESGAEKPQTEAIKTCSNDERDVLVDKFVSSSSNQDLQSSSSGETMVKSEKVQDAPSASERRDVTEPAKTAPLGLGMSGLERKRRTKLQPPVGKGAGDGSSSSSINQSLETRTDSQNILQTPAGQESAVHSINGDRPSSQRPMPPGGSQIDVAGLMSQVLHSPALNGLLEGFSHQTGVDSPDGLRNMLQQFTQSPQMMNTVNQIAQQVDSQGMGNMLSGMGRGQGGGMDFSRMFQQMMPIVSQALGGGNPPSPFSAAEPETLAPYRNENSDNQNLQPDLRPVVERIDRLSPPADIFRAVAENAVQQSGSGSASDDLLDELCCNESLASEYLEMLRHDVGQLFEGRSKRDKS is encoded by the exons ATGGAGGGTCAATCTTCGAATGAAGGCTCCACTTCCACCAATGTTTCACCACACTCTTCTGATTCAACTGTTGAGCTCAATATCAAAACTTTAGATTCCCGCAACTACACTTTTCAACTTCAAAAAAAT ATGCCCGTTTCCTTGTTCAAACAAAAAATTGCTGATCAAATTGGTCTACCCGTTCATCAGCAGCGCCTCATATTTAGAGGAAAAGTCTTGAAGGATGAACATCTTCTTTCTGACTATC ATGTTGAGAATGGGCATACATTGCATTTAGTTGAAAGACAGCCAAATCCGCCGCAGACTTCTGCTTCGGATTCTGTTGAGACAACTAATACAAACAGTAGCCGAG GAAACGATGCTGGATCAGGAGCTCCTCGTAACCGTGTTGGCCAAATTTCACACAGCGTGGTTCTTGGGACTTTTAATGTGGGGGAACAGGTTGAAGGCACTGCGCAAGACCTTACTAGG GTTATTGGGGCAGTTTTGAATTCTATTGCCAATGGGGGCCAGAGCACAATTAATCTTCCTAATTCCACTCAACATACTTCA GCTCCACCGGGGAATGAAACTGAAGGAAATCAAAACCTAGCCGGAAATCAGGCACCGTCTGGACAGACATTTCCTGGTTTGGCATTCCAACCTATGCCTCATGTTGTTCAGATTCCTACTGTCGCAGGAGCAATACCCATTCCTTCTTTCAATGCA CCAATTCCTGATTCACTGAACACTTTGTCTGAGTTCATAAATCGCATGGAACAGATACTTTCACAAAACG GTTATGGGCCAAATATATCTTCAACTAACTCTGGAGATCAACGGGTAGAATTGGCTTCCAATACACAAGGGTTGCCAACACTTGAAGCATTGACCACTGTATTGCATCGTGCAGAACAGTTGCTTGGTGGTCAAGCTGTTTCTGCGCTATCT CATATTGCAGGACGCATGGAGCGAGAGGGAACTTCTGCTGATCTAGGTGTAAGAGGTCAAATACAGTCTGAGTCAGTACAGATAGGAATTGCTATGCAGCATTTGGGTGCACTTCTACTTGAACTAGGCCGAACTATGTTAACACTGCGAATGGGACGATCTTCT GCAGAATCTGTTGTTAATTCTGGACCAGCAGTTTATATTTCTCCATCAGGACCAAATCCTATAATGGCGCAG CCATTTCCACTCCAGACAAGTTCCCTGTTTGGCGGTCCACTTTCTTCTTCAACTCCTGCAACTTTAGGCACAGTTGGCGTTGGAACTGCTCCTAGGAACGTGAACATTCACATACATGCTG CCATTGGCTCTAGATCAAATAATGGGGAAGGGACAAGGACTGAACACCGTAGTGAGTCTGGTTCCAGTGATTCAGGTTCGGCACGAGTTTTACCTGTTAGAAATGTCATATCTGCAAGTCTCTCATCTAACCCTTCTGGCATCGGAACTGCTAATGGCACACCAACTGGATTTAGTATATCTACTTCACAGCTACCACCTGATTCAGCTCCATTGTCATCTGTTTTAGGGGAAATTCATTCTCGCCTTAGAAACTCTGTTGGTAATTTGCAAGGAGATAACACAGTTCTGTCAG GCCAAACACAATCAACTAACAGGGACCTGTCATCTGGATCTGAACTAAGACCTGCACAGGTAAATGAACAGAGAGATACAGTGGAGATGAATGAACGTGGGGCTACCGGTGCATCTTCAGTTGGTTGCACTTCTGAAAGTGGAGCAGAGAAG CCCCAAACTGAGGCAATCAAAACCTGTAGTAATGACGAGAGAGATGTTTTGGTCGACAAATTTGTTTCAAGTTCTTCCAATCAAGATTTACAAAGTTCTTCTAGTGGAGAAACCATGGTAAAATCAGAAAAAGTACAGGATGCTCCATCTGCAAGTGAAAGACGAGATGTAACTGAACCTGCCAAAACTGCTCCTCTTGGACTGGGTATGAGTGGTTTGGAGCGTAAG AGACGGACCAAACTTCAACCTCCTGTAGGTAAAGGTGCTGGTGATGGATCCTCCAGTTCTTCCATCAATCAAAGTCTGGAAACAAGGACAGATAGTCAAAATATATTGCAAACACCCGCTGGCCAAGAATCAGCTGTTCATTCGATAAATGGGGATAGGCCATCATCTCAGCGTCCCATGCCCCCCGGTGGTAGTCAGATTGATGTGGCAGGTTTAATGTCTCAGGTTCTACATAGTCCTGCTTTGAATGGTTTGTTGGAAGGGTTTTCACATCAAACCGGAGTTGACTCACCTGATGGCTTAAGGAACATGTTGCAACAGTTCACACAAAGCCCACAGATGATGAACACAGTCAATCAGATTGCCCAGCAGGTTGACAGTCAGGGTATGGGAAATATGTTATCTGGAATGGGAAGAGGGCAGGGTGGTGGCATGGACTTCTCAAGGATGTTTCAACAGATGATGCCCATTGTATCACAAGCCCTTGGAGGGGGAAATCCTCCATCACCATTCTCTGCTGCAGAACCAGAAACCCTTGCACCCTACAGGAATGAAAATTCTGATAATCAAAACTTACAG CCTGATCTTCGACCAGTGGTAGAGAGGATTGATCGCCTGAGTCCACCTGCAGACATCTTCCGTGCTGTAGCTGAAAATGCTGTCCAGCAGTCTGGCAGTGGAAGTGCTTCCGATGATCTTCTGGATGAGTTATGTTGCAATGAAAGTCTTGCCAGT GAATATTTGGAGATGTTGCGACATGATGTAGGTCAGTTGTTTGAAGGACGTTCCAAGAGGGACAAGTCCTAA
- the LOC127098434 gene encoding ubiquitin-like domain-containing protein CIP73 isoform X4, producing MEGQSSNEGSTSTNVSPHSSDSTVELNIKTLDSRNYTFQLQKNMPVSLFKQKIADQIGLPVHQQRLIFRGKVLKDEHLLSDYHVENGHTLHLVERQPNPPQTSASDSVETTNTNSSRGNDAGSGAPRNRVGQISHSVVLGTFNVGEQVEGTAQDLTRVIGAVLNSIANGGQSTINLPNSTQHTSAPPGNETEGNQNLAGNQAPSGQTFPGLAFQPMPHVVQIPTVAGAIPIPSFNAPIPDSLNTLSEFINRMEQILSQNGYGPNISSTNSGDQRVELASNTQGLPTLEALTTVLHRAEQLLGGQAVSALSHIAGRMEREGTSADLGVRGQIQSESVQIGIAMQHLGALLLELGRTMLTLRMGRSSAESVVNSGPAVYISPSGPNPIMAQPFPLQTSSLFGGPLSSSTPATLGTVGVGTAPRNVNIHIHAAIGSRSNNGEGTRTEHRSESGSSDSGEIHSRLRNSVGNLQGDNTVLSGQTQSTNRDLSSGSELRPAQVNEQRDTVEMNERGATGASSVGCTSESGAEKPQTEAIKTCSNDERDVLVDKFVSSSSNQDLQSSSSGETMVKSEKVQDAPSASERRDVTEPAKTAPLGLGMSGLERKRRTKLQPPVGKGAGDGSSSSSINQSLETRTDSQNILQTPAGQESAVHSINGDRPSSQRPMPPGGSQIDVAGLMSQVLHSPALNGLLEGFSHQTGVDSPDGLRNMLQQFTQSPQMMNTVNQIAQQVDSQGMGNMLSGMGRGQGGGMDFSRMFQQMMPIVSQALGGGNPPSPFSAAEPETLAPYRNENSDNQNLQPDLRPVVERIDRLSPPADIFRAVAENAVQQSGSGSASDDLLDELCCNESLASEYLEMLRHDVGQLFEGRSKRDKS from the exons ATGGAGGGTCAATCTTCGAATGAAGGCTCCACTTCCACCAATGTTTCACCACACTCTTCTGATTCAACTGTTGAGCTCAATATCAAAACTTTAGATTCCCGCAACTACACTTTTCAACTTCAAAAAAAT ATGCCCGTTTCCTTGTTCAAACAAAAAATTGCTGATCAAATTGGTCTACCCGTTCATCAGCAGCGCCTCATATTTAGAGGAAAAGTCTTGAAGGATGAACATCTTCTTTCTGACTATC ATGTTGAGAATGGGCATACATTGCATTTAGTTGAAAGACAGCCAAATCCGCCGCAGACTTCTGCTTCGGATTCTGTTGAGACAACTAATACAAACAGTAGCCGAG GAAACGATGCTGGATCAGGAGCTCCTCGTAACCGTGTTGGCCAAATTTCACACAGCGTGGTTCTTGGGACTTTTAATGTGGGGGAACAGGTTGAAGGCACTGCGCAAGACCTTACTAGG GTTATTGGGGCAGTTTTGAATTCTATTGCCAATGGGGGCCAGAGCACAATTAATCTTCCTAATTCCACTCAACATACTTCA GCTCCACCGGGGAATGAAACTGAAGGAAATCAAAACCTAGCCGGAAATCAGGCACCGTCTGGACAGACATTTCCTGGTTTGGCATTCCAACCTATGCCTCATGTTGTTCAGATTCCTACTGTCGCAGGAGCAATACCCATTCCTTCTTTCAATGCA CCAATTCCTGATTCACTGAACACTTTGTCTGAGTTCATAAATCGCATGGAACAGATACTTTCACAAAACG GTTATGGGCCAAATATATCTTCAACTAACTCTGGAGATCAACGGGTAGAATTGGCTTCCAATACACAAGGGTTGCCAACACTTGAAGCATTGACCACTGTATTGCATCGTGCAGAACAGTTGCTTGGTGGTCAAGCTGTTTCTGCGCTATCT CATATTGCAGGACGCATGGAGCGAGAGGGAACTTCTGCTGATCTAGGTGTAAGAGGTCAAATACAGTCTGAGTCAGTACAGATAGGAATTGCTATGCAGCATTTGGGTGCACTTCTACTTGAACTAGGCCGAACTATGTTAACACTGCGAATGGGACGATCTTCT GCAGAATCTGTTGTTAATTCTGGACCAGCAGTTTATATTTCTCCATCAGGACCAAATCCTATAATGGCGCAG CCATTTCCACTCCAGACAAGTTCCCTGTTTGGCGGTCCACTTTCTTCTTCAACTCCTGCAACTTTAGGCACAGTTGGCGTTGGAACTGCTCCTAGGAACGTGAACATTCACATACATGCTG CCATTGGCTCTAGATCAAATAATGGGGAAGGGACAAGGACTGAACACCGTAGTGAGTCTGGTTCCAGTGATTCAG GGGAAATTCATTCTCGCCTTAGAAACTCTGTTGGTAATTTGCAAGGAGATAACACAGTTCTGTCAG GCCAAACACAATCAACTAACAGGGACCTGTCATCTGGATCTGAACTAAGACCTGCACAGGTAAATGAACAGAGAGATACAGTGGAGATGAATGAACGTGGGGCTACCGGTGCATCTTCAGTTGGTTGCACTTCTGAAAGTGGAGCAGAGAAG CCCCAAACTGAGGCAATCAAAACCTGTAGTAATGACGAGAGAGATGTTTTGGTCGACAAATTTGTTTCAAGTTCTTCCAATCAAGATTTACAAAGTTCTTCTAGTGGAGAAACCATGGTAAAATCAGAAAAAGTACAGGATGCTCCATCTGCAAGTGAAAGACGAGATGTAACTGAACCTGCCAAAACTGCTCCTCTTGGACTGGGTATGAGTGGTTTGGAGCGTAAG AGACGGACCAAACTTCAACCTCCTGTAGGTAAAGGTGCTGGTGATGGATCCTCCAGTTCTTCCATCAATCAAAGTCTGGAAACAAGGACAGATAGTCAAAATATATTGCAAACACCCGCTGGCCAAGAATCAGCTGTTCATTCGATAAATGGGGATAGGCCATCATCTCAGCGTCCCATGCCCCCCGGTGGTAGTCAGATTGATGTGGCAGGTTTAATGTCTCAGGTTCTACATAGTCCTGCTTTGAATGGTTTGTTGGAAGGGTTTTCACATCAAACCGGAGTTGACTCACCTGATGGCTTAAGGAACATGTTGCAACAGTTCACACAAAGCCCACAGATGATGAACACAGTCAATCAGATTGCCCAGCAGGTTGACAGTCAGGGTATGGGAAATATGTTATCTGGAATGGGAAGAGGGCAGGGTGGTGGCATGGACTTCTCAAGGATGTTTCAACAGATGATGCCCATTGTATCACAAGCCCTTGGAGGGGGAAATCCTCCATCACCATTCTCTGCTGCAGAACCAGAAACCCTTGCACCCTACAGGAATGAAAATTCTGATAATCAAAACTTACAG CCTGATCTTCGACCAGTGGTAGAGAGGATTGATCGCCTGAGTCCACCTGCAGACATCTTCCGTGCTGTAGCTGAAAATGCTGTCCAGCAGTCTGGCAGTGGAAGTGCTTCCGATGATCTTCTGGATGAGTTATGTTGCAATGAAAGTCTTGCCAGT GAATATTTGGAGATGTTGCGACATGATGTAGGTCAGTTGTTTGAAGGACGTTCCAAGAGGGACAAGTCCTAA
- the LOC127098434 gene encoding ubiquitin-like domain-containing protein CIP73 isoform X3: MEGQSSNEGSTSTNVSPHSSDSTVELNIKTLDSRNYTFQLQKNMPVSLFKQKIADQIGLPVHQQRLIFRGKVLKDEHLLSDYHVENGHTLHLVERQPNPPQTSASDSVETTNTNSSRGNDAGSGAPRNRVGQISHSVVLGTFNVGEQVEGTAQDLTRVIGAVLNSIANGGQSTINLPNSTQHTSAPPGNETEGNQNLAGNQAPSGQTFPGLAFQPMPHVVQIPTVAGAIPIPSFNAPIPDSLNTLSEFINRMEQILSQNGYGPNISSTNSGDQRVELASNTQGLPTLEALTTVLHRAEQLLGGQAVSALSHIAGRMEREGTSADLGVRGQIQSESVQIGIAMQHLGALLLELGRTMLTLRMGRSSAESVVNSGPAVYISPSGPNPIMAQPFPLQTSSLFGGPLSSSTPATLGTVGVGTAPRNVNIHIHAGTSLAPIVSAIGSRSNNGEGTRTEHRSESGSSDSGEIHSRLRNSVGNLQGDNTVLSGQTQSTNRDLSSGSELRPAQVNEQRDTVEMNERGATGASSVGCTSESGAEKPQTEAIKTCSNDERDVLVDKFVSSSSNQDLQSSSSGETMVKSEKVQDAPSASERRDVTEPAKTAPLGLGMSGLERKRRTKLQPPVGKGAGDGSSSSSINQSLETRTDSQNILQTPAGQESAVHSINGDRPSSQRPMPPGGSQIDVAGLMSQVLHSPALNGLLEGFSHQTGVDSPDGLRNMLQQFTQSPQMMNTVNQIAQQVDSQGMGNMLSGMGRGQGGGMDFSRMFQQMMPIVSQALGGGNPPSPFSAAEPETLAPYRNENSDNQNLQPDLRPVVERIDRLSPPADIFRAVAENAVQQSGSGSASDDLLDELCCNESLASEYLEMLRHDVGQLFEGRSKRDKS, encoded by the exons ATGGAGGGTCAATCTTCGAATGAAGGCTCCACTTCCACCAATGTTTCACCACACTCTTCTGATTCAACTGTTGAGCTCAATATCAAAACTTTAGATTCCCGCAACTACACTTTTCAACTTCAAAAAAAT ATGCCCGTTTCCTTGTTCAAACAAAAAATTGCTGATCAAATTGGTCTACCCGTTCATCAGCAGCGCCTCATATTTAGAGGAAAAGTCTTGAAGGATGAACATCTTCTTTCTGACTATC ATGTTGAGAATGGGCATACATTGCATTTAGTTGAAAGACAGCCAAATCCGCCGCAGACTTCTGCTTCGGATTCTGTTGAGACAACTAATACAAACAGTAGCCGAG GAAACGATGCTGGATCAGGAGCTCCTCGTAACCGTGTTGGCCAAATTTCACACAGCGTGGTTCTTGGGACTTTTAATGTGGGGGAACAGGTTGAAGGCACTGCGCAAGACCTTACTAGG GTTATTGGGGCAGTTTTGAATTCTATTGCCAATGGGGGCCAGAGCACAATTAATCTTCCTAATTCCACTCAACATACTTCA GCTCCACCGGGGAATGAAACTGAAGGAAATCAAAACCTAGCCGGAAATCAGGCACCGTCTGGACAGACATTTCCTGGTTTGGCATTCCAACCTATGCCTCATGTTGTTCAGATTCCTACTGTCGCAGGAGCAATACCCATTCCTTCTTTCAATGCA CCAATTCCTGATTCACTGAACACTTTGTCTGAGTTCATAAATCGCATGGAACAGATACTTTCACAAAACG GTTATGGGCCAAATATATCTTCAACTAACTCTGGAGATCAACGGGTAGAATTGGCTTCCAATACACAAGGGTTGCCAACACTTGAAGCATTGACCACTGTATTGCATCGTGCAGAACAGTTGCTTGGTGGTCAAGCTGTTTCTGCGCTATCT CATATTGCAGGACGCATGGAGCGAGAGGGAACTTCTGCTGATCTAGGTGTAAGAGGTCAAATACAGTCTGAGTCAGTACAGATAGGAATTGCTATGCAGCATTTGGGTGCACTTCTACTTGAACTAGGCCGAACTATGTTAACACTGCGAATGGGACGATCTTCT GCAGAATCTGTTGTTAATTCTGGACCAGCAGTTTATATTTCTCCATCAGGACCAAATCCTATAATGGCGCAG CCATTTCCACTCCAGACAAGTTCCCTGTTTGGCGGTCCACTTTCTTCTTCAACTCCTGCAACTTTAGGCACAGTTGGCGTTGGAACTGCTCCTAGGAACGTGAACATTCACATACATGCTG GTACCTCTCTTGCACCAATTGTTTCAGCCATTGGCTCTAGATCAAATAATGGGGAAGGGACAAGGACTGAACACCGTAGTGAGTCTGGTTCCAGTGATTCAG GGGAAATTCATTCTCGCCTTAGAAACTCTGTTGGTAATTTGCAAGGAGATAACACAGTTCTGTCAG GCCAAACACAATCAACTAACAGGGACCTGTCATCTGGATCTGAACTAAGACCTGCACAGGTAAATGAACAGAGAGATACAGTGGAGATGAATGAACGTGGGGCTACCGGTGCATCTTCAGTTGGTTGCACTTCTGAAAGTGGAGCAGAGAAG CCCCAAACTGAGGCAATCAAAACCTGTAGTAATGACGAGAGAGATGTTTTGGTCGACAAATTTGTTTCAAGTTCTTCCAATCAAGATTTACAAAGTTCTTCTAGTGGAGAAACCATGGTAAAATCAGAAAAAGTACAGGATGCTCCATCTGCAAGTGAAAGACGAGATGTAACTGAACCTGCCAAAACTGCTCCTCTTGGACTGGGTATGAGTGGTTTGGAGCGTAAG AGACGGACCAAACTTCAACCTCCTGTAGGTAAAGGTGCTGGTGATGGATCCTCCAGTTCTTCCATCAATCAAAGTCTGGAAACAAGGACAGATAGTCAAAATATATTGCAAACACCCGCTGGCCAAGAATCAGCTGTTCATTCGATAAATGGGGATAGGCCATCATCTCAGCGTCCCATGCCCCCCGGTGGTAGTCAGATTGATGTGGCAGGTTTAATGTCTCAGGTTCTACATAGTCCTGCTTTGAATGGTTTGTTGGAAGGGTTTTCACATCAAACCGGAGTTGACTCACCTGATGGCTTAAGGAACATGTTGCAACAGTTCACACAAAGCCCACAGATGATGAACACAGTCAATCAGATTGCCCAGCAGGTTGACAGTCAGGGTATGGGAAATATGTTATCTGGAATGGGAAGAGGGCAGGGTGGTGGCATGGACTTCTCAAGGATGTTTCAACAGATGATGCCCATTGTATCACAAGCCCTTGGAGGGGGAAATCCTCCATCACCATTCTCTGCTGCAGAACCAGAAACCCTTGCACCCTACAGGAATGAAAATTCTGATAATCAAAACTTACAG CCTGATCTTCGACCAGTGGTAGAGAGGATTGATCGCCTGAGTCCACCTGCAGACATCTTCCGTGCTGTAGCTGAAAATGCTGTCCAGCAGTCTGGCAGTGGAAGTGCTTCCGATGATCTTCTGGATGAGTTATGTTGCAATGAAAGTCTTGCCAGT GAATATTTGGAGATGTTGCGACATGATGTAGGTCAGTTGTTTGAAGGACGTTCCAAGAGGGACAAGTCCTAA